Genomic segment of Panicum virgatum strain AP13 chromosome 2K, P.virgatum_v5, whole genome shotgun sequence:
CTGGGGCATCATTCCAGGCCAAGTCGTCACTGAAAATTATGTCACACATCAGCTGATTGGGGTGTGAGAATGATCACTGTGCGCAGCCAAGCAGTGGGTCGGCATGCACTTACCTGCAACCTGTCCATTTCGTGTCGACCCGAGCGTGCAGAGCACTCTTCACCGCGTGGTTGTTCAGGTACGGCTCGACGTAGTGGTAGCTGCACGGATCGTAGCCGGGCATCGACTGACAAGCCAAAAATTGCAGTACACTCAGTTACCGACATCAGCTGTCTGAATCGATGCATGTTAGTTACGTACGTCGCTGCTGGGGTAGAAGGTGCCGTTTTTGCTCGGCGTCAGGCAGACCGGGGCGTAGATGTTGTAGCGATCGATGTTCCCTTTCTGGAACGCGTGCGCCGCCACGAAGCACGGCCAGTCGTCGGACGGGGTGAAGGTGCAGTTGGCGAGGATCCTCGCCCAGGCCTCGTCGGAGATCACGCCGTGGCTCCACAGGAACTCCAGGTACCCCTTCCCGTTCAGGTAGTCGTCCAGCAACGGATTGCCGAACTAGTTGGAGCGCACCAAGACATCGTCCCGTTCAGATATTATAGGACAACGACCGACGACGAAGGCAATAATGTGCAATAATTTACAGGGCATAAGCACTCACGAAGATGCCTTGGAGGTTGATGCGTGGCAGCAGGGCCGGGCCCGGGAAGCGGTTCATGGACATGATGACGGTGGCGAGCTGCGGGACGTAGTGGCCGCCGTAGCTCTCGCCGGCGATGTAGAAGTCGCGGCCCTTGTACTCGGGGAAGCGCTCGAGCCACTTGACCAGGAAGACGTACGCGTCCTCGGCGGTCCTCCGGTCGCCGACGGTGTCGTAGTCGGTGGTGTTCCTCGAGAAGGAGAACCCGACGCCCGCCGGCGACTCCAGGAAGATCACGTTCGCAACTGCACGCACCCACGCACCATATCCTCCAATCAGTCCACTGCCAAACAAAATACAATACGATCACGCGAGCTCTTCACGTACGGTTATTCCAGGAGTACTTGTTCCTTCTCAGGGTTCCGTCGGGGTTGACACGGAAggggccgagctcctccatcgCCCCGTACCCCAGCGACGAGCATCCTGGGCCTGCACACGTTCGTCCATCCACGAAACAGCCGGTGAGATGACTCGCCGGCCTCTGCCCGCACCCGGCCGGGACTCGCGTCGCGTGTTTGCTTACCTCCGTTGAGCCAGAGGATGAGCGGCTTGGAGGCGGCGCCGTAGGGGGACTCGACGAAGTAGTAGAACAGCTCGCGGCCGTGCTCCTCGTTCACCGTCACGTACCCGGAGTACTGCCGGAAGTTGACGCGCGGCGGCTGGCCGGGGAGCCCCAGGATCCTGTCGGCCAACTTGCTGCCGCCGCTCGGCAGGCCCTTGCAGCGCTCGGGCAGGTGCGCGAAGGTGTCGGGGTCGGCCCACGGGTCGGATTCTTCTTCGGCCTCGTTCGCTGCTGTGGGCCTGCTCCTGAGTCTCTTCAGGGCCCTGGACGACATGAACTTGATGAGCTGGGCCTCCTGGGACACATCGGCAGCAGTGGCAAGCAAGGTGCCCAAGAGGAAggcgagcgagaggaggaagaaagcggTGGTGCCCCTCATCTTTTTGAGAGTGAGGAAATGCCGAGAGATGTTGGCCAAGATTAGCCGTTCTTGAGGCGTTTATATATAGGTAGTACTAGTAGCTTCAGAATTTATTAGTAGATGGGACGGAGAAGGACCAGGTATCTGGCGCATGTGTTGCGACTCGGATTTTCCAAAGGAGTTGCGCCGGGTCTGGAGTCTACGAGGAGAGTTTTTAAGCAGCTGTCCATGGCCGATTTGGGTTTACCCATCGCGATCAAACAACAAGGCGTAATAGATTGCGATCTTAATTATTGCACTGTTGTGTTACGGTCAAGCAAGCCGCAACAGGACAGTACAAGATTTGCAAAGGCCAAGGCGGAGTCTCTCAGAATCCACGGCCTAGTGCTATCCTACGGCTTGGATTTTTGCGTCACTGCTTTTGGCAATATGGGCGCTACAGAGAAACTTCATCATTTTTCCTCCGGTCAAAAACAATTGCCGCCCTAGATTGCATACAATCAAACTGTTGGGGGCAATAACTGTTCTTGCCTGATAAACAGAGTAAGATGCATGAGAGCTCTCTCCACCATGGACTTACTCATCAACACCGAACTACATTTTCGTAATGTTTTGCCTTTGAAAAACTCAGTAGCAAATTAGCATAACGTAGCATCCAGTTCCTGCAGGCATGGCCTTCAATTGCTTTCAACTGGGACAGGCGGTTCCTATCTTGTCCATTTTTACCTGCGGCTTGCCAAGCTCATCTTCCTCGAAAGTTTTCCAGCCTGCTAGTGCACTCTCCGAATTTGGTTCCAAGAAATGGGAAAATTTGGTTAGAGGACACTCCAAATTTGTTGGATCTGTGAAATTAAAAGACATTGCAAATTTAGAACGCTTGTAGAGCCAGGCAAACCACCTTTTTGTGATTCTTTCAGCATATGCAATGCCCCATATGAATGCTGCCCAGATCCAACTACTTTTCATTGCAGTCTAATATTTTTATGAGAaaatttttacaatgattgaaaaaaataagagcCGTCTATCTAACAGAATCGTACGGTGATCAAGGTAGAAAGTACCTAAACTAAAGTACCTGGTGATATAAAAATGTGGGACTAAGTACAAAAAGAGTAggaccgaatactaatttaatttttcatagatCAACGGTCAAAAAAATTCAAGGGAGAAGTACCTAAAAGTACCCTCTGGATGATGCcatttaaaatttatataagTAGGTCTGTGATTGAAATGCTTTAACATTGTTCTACAGTTTGACTTGTCATAAGTTATATTAGAATAGAATTACTTTATAATAATACCTTTGTGATCATATCGATAACCAAAATAATACTAATTGCTGAGTGACAAAATATTGTGATGTTGaccataaatattttttaattgtGCATGCACTTTTATCTTTGTGACTGTATTGCTAAGAATTACACTTTCAAACAAAATCATgctcaacaaaattattatgtgTCATATCTTTTTTTCCATTTGCCTAGTTCCTAGTAAGACACGTTTCTCCTTTCTTTAATGCAATGGGATAAATGAGAAAAGTCTAGTCTACATCCTTTGAATTTTCACAAAAAATTAATTTTTAATCTTTTATGAAACCGGATAACAAGGGCCATCCAACTACCGGCACTAGCCAAGTTTGGCCCTTTGAATGGTTTCAAAGgtgattttatatttttttttaggaaaataAAAATTCTGGTTagatataaaatataaaaaatgatttATTTTGAATCAAAATAATATGAAAATAGTActaaattttttcttaaaatgtAACTTATATATTGTTACtctatttttttaactacaAGCAAACAAATAATAGGAATATAAAAAATGTATCTGAATAATTGACAAGTAGAGTGTCAATatataggttacatttttttaaaaaatgatgGCAgatatttcataattttttatttaaaatgaattatttgcaaattttatagtttaaacttgaatattttttatttcacaaaatgaaaAATCGTATTTGAAACCAAGTGCCAAATTGCCTAGTTTTGACAGTTGGGTGCCCTCCATTATCAGTgtagttgaaagttgaaaatTAAACTATTGTGATAGTTTGAGGGTGTAAAGTGGATTCTTCCCTAATTTCTTCCTAATTTCTTTTCAAGTGGTCAGGGAAAACATGTTGAGATAAAACAATTCGTTTCAACATAAATAGAGTGGTAACAATGGAACAATTTTTTAAACTCAAGACACCGCAAAAATTTTAGGCAGATACCTCTAGATGTTGCTCTCTTTATTATTTTCCATGTCAATGTCAACCATTATTATAGTGCTTCCTAGTAATGAGAAAAGTATAGCTAGACACTAGACTGCTACCAAAATGACTTGCTCAAGCTTGTGTGTAACCAAAGACGACAAGGTAGAATGTGAATGCTAAGTTCACAAACTAGAAAATGTAATGCTCAATTTTTTTAGTCTGAGATGTTAGCTGGAAGGAGCATGTTTTTCAGGAAAGCGTAGAGCAGAACAAGCGGTATCTCTGGCTGGGATGCAAGGACCATATGCCCAGCTGCCCTCACTGATGCCAGAGTGAAGCTTCCTTGGTACTGCTAAACATAGCCTCCAACCTATACCCATCACAGTTCTTAATCAAAATCTACCAAATTGCACATGAATTTGAATCATTTCAACTATGTTTGTTTGTGAAGATTCTTTACCTCGCCGTTTGGGGTGTACCAAGGGTGCCACTTTTTTGTGACAGCTAGATTGAGATCGTTGAGTACCGTGTCACAATTAAAAGATTCAGGGGGTCAAATGGTGCAGCAATTTGTTCAAATTTATGTGAAACTAGTTTTCATTTTGAGCAACTGTATGTTGAAATCTCATTGTGCATGATAGAAGGCACAAGTCAGACAGCACACATGTAAATCCATCACTTGCTTTTTACTGAGGACTCTCTGTTCTACAAATCGCATAAAGTCACCTCAAAATTAATCAATTCCTGAAGTGGAGATGCTTCCATCACTTTTTACTAAAGCAGGCGGTTTTCTGATCCGATCCTTATCATCACCATGTCACTCACTTCTAGCTTATTAGCACCTTCCTCTTCTAGGCTTGAAGTTTTCTAGCACTCTCCAGATTTGGCACCAATAAATAACAAATTTGGCTAGCGGTCACTTTAGAAGGTTTGTGGAGTTGAACCATATTTGTGCGGCTCTATCAGGATACACCATGTATTAAGAATGTCTTGTTTCCAAACTTGCCAGATAAATGTTGTCCGACATACAAGccaattatttttcattttgATTTGATAATTTTTAGAGAGAAGTCCGAACTAAACCCTTAAAAAATCGtagaagtccgattttcaatcttcaactacaaaaccgaatgacatagaccatccaactgtcgaaaccgggcaaatttggcccttggggcggtttccaaggtggttttgtatttttaatttttttaaaaaaatctaattagatctaaaaacaTAAAAAATCATTCAttttaaatagaaaaatatgaaattagtaccaatttttctaaaaatgtaaccaatctattattgctctatttgaatcttagttattcaaaAGTAATATacataactacaagcaatcaaTTATTATGAAAATAAGAAATTGGATTTGAATAACTAAAAAAATCatgccaatagataggttacatttagaaaacttttgatacccacttcattttttttcatttaatatgaattacttatgaattttttagtttaaatttgaatattttaattctcacaaaatgaaaAACACCTTCGAAACCACCTAAGGTTGGATGGCCTTTGTTATccgattttgtagttgaaggttgaaaatcagactttggTGATAGTTCGAGGGTTTAAACCGGGTTTTCCCTAATTTTTTAACGAGCTTTTCATTTTATTCTCTATGTGTGCTTGCCACAATTTTAATGAATTATGACTTAATGACATTTAGGAATATGTGATTTTATTACTTGATTTGTAAATATCCTAGCTTAGTATTCAATGAAATGGTACCTTTGAGATTGTATCAATACAAAAATTACATTATTTTCAGGAAATGCTACAGATATTTTGTTCAAGTAAAAACATACTTGTGTCGGACTAGAGACTAAGGTTGAACACTCGGGTGGCTGGCCATATAATGTAATTTGTATCTCTCTCTTGGTTGTGGACTTGTGGAgccataacttttgcataaaaCAAGCTCTTCTTATGGCTGCCATAGTGAAACTGCAGGTGGGAGCACGCCTTTTGGGAATGAGTAGAAGAGAACCAATGATCTCTTAGGCTGGAAACTGGGCACCATGTGGCCAGCTCCCCTCACAGATGCAAATGTGAATCCTCCCTCGTGTTGCTGAATATAGCCCCCAACCTGCAGAAAGACCATGGCTAATCAGCTCATAAAAATCTTAGTACATCTTCAGTCTCATAGCTTTAATACGTGAGGTACTGGGTCCATAATTACCTCGTTGGCAGGGGTATACAAGGACGCCATGGCTTTGTGATTGTCAGATTGAGATCATGAACGGAGTACCTCGTTGCAGTAATCGGACAAGCGTCGTCCATGTCGCCACTAACAACGAATTACCCATGTTATTGTGAAACATCAAATCGAACCATTTGACTCTTCTTCATCTTTTTTGAGTTTAAACAGTGTTGCAGAAGTAAAAATGAAGGTTTATACACCTGTACAACCAGACTCGCAATCCAGTGTCGACAAGCGATGAGAGAGTTGGCACCATGGTCAATGGGGCCTTCTTCCAGTTCCCGTGCACTTGTATACTGACCAAATTACATAAGATTTTAGGTGGGCATACgagttccaagatcaaaatgagTCGGTGTGGATAATAATACGACACACTACTTACCTGCAATTTGACCAACGTGTATTGATCCGCGCATGGATTGCCTCCTTCACATCAAGGCTATTGAAGTAGTTGGTAACGTAGTAATTGATGCACGGATCATAGCCAGGTAACTGTCCAACAGCAAGAGCCAGTAGTGTGTCAAAAATCAACCAAAGAGATTTCTTCCGAGACTTTATTTAATTATAATGAGATGCACAAGAAAAGATAGATAATTTGTAAGAAACAAAAACATTTAGgagaatttttacaatgattgaaaaaaatgagAGATGTCCATCTGATAGAATCGTACGGCGGTCAAGGTTGGAAGTACCTTCACTAAAGTATTTGGTGGTACAAAAAATATGGGAcgaccaagtaccaaaaagaGTGGGACCGAATATTAATTTAATTTGATTTTCCATAGATCAACGACTAGGAAAAATTCAAGAGAAAAATACCTAAAAGTACTCGGTACTTTACAATATCATTTATCATTGTAATTGAGATCTTGTTATATATGCttctataaatttttgaattatCAGTTATTTATTGACAACTCAAAACTAGAAATTTTTATGTGTCACAAATGGCTATTGTTGTTAATGATGATCAGACGAATTATTACCGAGTTATGACTACTAAATATTGAGAATTTTTTACAATGGTTGAAAAAATGAGCCATCCATAATATGGTATATCTTTTCTTTATAATAAAGGGAAGTTGTGATTTAGATGTAGAGCTAGTGTGGTACTTTAATTTGGTTTTTAATaacacacacgcacacgcacgcacgcacgcacgcactaCATATACCCAACCCTTATGAACAACTCCAAAGAGTGGTCCGATAAATTTTGAGATTGTCTTACAAGCATgtgcgcacgcacgcacgcacgcactaCATATACCCAACCCTTATGAACAACTCCAAAGAGTGGTCCGATAAATTTTGAGATTGTCTTACAAGCATGTGTTAGTGAtgggcacattctccatcaatGAAAAAATATATAGCAAAAAACATGAGCACATGTCCTGAGTTAGAGGCTCGATTCTATAATTTTATGAAGATTTAggtactttagattattttttaaagtaggaaaaagggaaaattaATGTCAGTACAGAACCGTACATGTGAGAGAGGTATAGACCAAATAAAAGAGTTTTTAGTGATTTACTGGTGTTTTGTTCTCAGTTTATTTTGATCCACTTCTAGTATTGTTAATATAGAAAAATCGAATTCAAGATATACATGCATGACATATCCATTTATGCAGGAAGTGATTAACATATCGATTTTCATGTTGAACACTTACTCACACAAGCTAAGGTTTTCACTAAACACATCTTTGACACACACGGAGGTAcgacagaaagagaaaaaaaaactatgaaaAAAACTATGAAAAAAACTATGAAAAAAACATATGGAGTATTTGTATGTAAGCCTATAGCACAACCGGATAAAGATCTTAATATTCTATTAGATTATGAAAGAAATGAAAGATAACAAAGATAAACAATAGTATTGAATAGTCGTGAACAATACATATCAACAAACTGTTAACACTTATTTCTCTTAATTGCTAGCCCAAAAATCCTAGAAACTcccacaaaaatcagaaacatctgaccatcaatctgacaactctaattctaatcataatagttgtTGAATATGTTAACTTTCCTAATAAATACCCacatctaaagtaaccccctaaacatgtatctaaattacacacatttgccattataaaaataatataaagtaACTCCCTAATCTTcgtataaattatccacctttgtcattataaaaataatacaaatgacCCCACATTTGCaaataaattatccaattatatcattattaaagttaaagtaacccctaaatttgaatctaaattataattatgacaaaatattaaagtgcactacTATACAAttataaattactatttctatcattattaatatattatttatgctcttgttttttacaaaaatactacccacggtatgtgtcaccatatattcatgtatgatggaagaggtAAGAATAACAGCTCACAAACAAATGTTTCAATTAAGTATATATCAAACACGTATAGACGTGTTTTATTGCAACTAGACaatcataaatatatatttttagagtatgtgttagaatatttaatatagATGAAAAAAGGCGTGAGATagaaataattataattattagctataactcttttttatattaattataattagcccgtgcgggagcacggacTGATAGTCTAGTTAGTTTACTAATAGTAGCTAGGATTTAGGAGCTTGAGAAAAGAACAGATCATAGAcataaatatacatatatatgtacttACATAGCTACTCGAGTAGACCGTTCCGTTTGGCGCCTGGATGCATATCGGAGCGTAAATGTTGTACCAATAGATGTTGCCAACGATTTTAGCGAAGTTGAAATAGAATGCCGTCATCGCCTCATCGCACGAAGACGAACTGCCATCGGACGGGCCGAAGCTGCAGTGCTCGGAAATGTTGTTCCACATCTCGTCGGACATCACCCCGTGGTTCCACAAGAACTCCAGAGAGCCCTTGTCATTGTTCAGGTCATCAAGCAATGGGTTGCCAATCTGAAATAGATTGATGCCAAAGCGACGCAAATACTAATTATCTTGCAGCTTGTACAATGATATGAGTTGTAGCTCAAGTTTTCCAAAATTGTCATGGTCAATATGGCGCGCGAATACGCGATCGACGACTTACGAAGATTCCCTTGAGGTTCGTGGGGTCCTTGCCGGTCCGTTTGCGGGCAGCCACGatgacggcggcgagctccgggaTGTAGTGCCCGGCGTAGCTCTCGCCGGCGATGTAGAAGTCTCGGCCCTTGTACTCGGGGAACCGCTCGAGCCAGTGGAGCAGGAAGATGTACGAATCCACCGCCGTCCTCTCGTCGCCGACTCTTACGTAGTCCGACGACGTGTTGGAGTAGGAGAAGCCAACTCCGGCCGGCGACTCCAGGAAAATCACGTTGGCCGCTGCAACTCCTCACAACGAAGGTCGTCAGTGAGACGCAGTCTGCCGTCGTCTCGGCCATGGCTAGTT
This window contains:
- the LOC120696090 gene encoding serine carboxypeptidase 1-like, producing the protein MRGTTAFFLLSLAFLLGTLLATAADVSQEAQLIKFMSSRALKRLRSRPTAANEAEEESDPWADPDTFAHLPERCKGLPSGGSKLADRILGLPGQPPRVNFRQYSGYVTVNEEHGRELFYYFVESPYGAASKPLILWLNGGPGCSSLGYGAMEELGPFRVNPDGTLRRNKYSWNNLANVIFLESPAGVGFSFSRNTTDYDTVGDRRTAEDAYVFLVKWLERFPEYKGRDFYIAGESYGGHYVPQLATVIMSMNRFPGPALLPRINLQGIFFGNPLLDDYLNGKGYLEFLWSHGVISDEAWARILANCTFTPSDDWPCFVAAHAFQKGNIDRYNIYAPVCLTPSKNGTFYPSSDSMPGYDPCSYHYVEPYLNNHAVKSALHARVDTKWTGCSDDLAWNDAPEFMVPTIKRLIKNGLKVWIYSGDFDSVCSLTATRFSVNDLNLAITSKWRPWYTPDSEVGGYVQQYQGGFTFASVRAAGHLVPTFQPKRSLVLLYSFLKNMLPPADIPDSWRSDFGF